From Mumia sp. ZJ1417:
ATCGTCTTCCTCCTCGGCATCACCCGCGAGGAGGTCGAGGCGGCGGACGCCCTCGCCTGACCCGCAACCCCTCCCGGGACGTCATACGGATCGAGGGTCGGAACCCTCGATCCGTATGACGTCCCGGGGGTCAGCGGGGCGACGGGGCGAGGTAGTCCTCGAGCCGCATCGTCCGTGGATCGATGTCGAACCAGTCCCCGTCGTACGTCAGCACGGCGGCGGCCGACGTCGGGAAACCACGGTCGCCGTACGCCTTCCACGCGCCGTTGTGCGTCCCGTCGTGGAGCATCCAGACGAGGTCGCCCATCGACGGGTTGTGCCCGACGACGACGATCGTGCTTGGCTCGCCGTCGACGGCACGCACCTCTTGAAGGACCCGGTGCGCGCTGGCCTCGTACAGGCTCGGGGGGTACGCCACGTGGGCCGGTGCGAGGCCGAGCGACGCGTTGACCTCGTCGAACGTCTCGCGCGTCCGTACCGCCGGCGAGACGAGCGCGAGCGCGGTCCCGGTCACGAAGTCGGTGAGCTGCTCACCGCGGCGCCGGGCGTCGTCGTGACCGCGCCGCGTCAGCGCCCGGGCCAGGTCGGTGGACGCCGACCCCTCGGCCTTGGCGTGCCGGACCACGACCAGCTGCTTCACGAATTACTCGTCGTCCTCGAGGCGGAACCCGATCTTGAGGGTGACCTGGTAGTGATCGACCCGGTCTCCCTCGATGTGCCCGCGAATGCCCTCCACCTCGAACCAGTCCAGGTGACGCAGGGTCTTCGAGGCCCGCTCGATGCCGTTGGTGATCGCGTCGGAGACGCCCTCGGTCGAGGTGCCCACGATCTCGGTGATGCGGTACGTACGGTTCGTCATACTGCCCATCATGCCGCTGATCGACTGGCGTACCGTGGAGGGATGGAGGATCGCCATGCCGACCGTGTCAGCATCACCACGGCGCAGGTGGCCCGCAGCGAAGAGCTGAGGCACCGCCAGAACCGCTACCTGGTGTCGATGCTGATCCGTACGATCTGCTTCCTGCTCGCCGTCGTGGTCGACGGATGGGCTCGGTGGTTCTTCATCCTCGGCGCTCTCTTCCTGCCCTACGTCGCCGTCGTCTTCGCGAACACGGCGCGCCGCAAGCCCGTCGACCAGGCCGACGTGCTCCACCCCGAGCCGATCGGCGAGATCACGACCGGCCCGGTGACCAAGCCCGCCGACGAGACCGATGACCCTGACACAACGACAGGACCCCGGTGAACGACGAGACCCTGACCTGCTCCGCGAAGGGCTGCGAGAACCCCGCGAAGCACGCGCTCCTGTGGAACAACCCCAAGATCCACACGCCGGACCGGCGCAAGACGTGGCTCGCGTGCGACGCGCACGAGGAGTCGCTGCGCCAGTTCCTGTCGGCCCGTGGCTTCTGGAAGGAGACCCAGCCGGTCTCCTCCGACGTCGGCTGACGGTTCGCGCCGCCCGTCCCGCCCGCCGCTCGGCTAGCCGCCGATGGCCGACATCGGGCGGCTCGGCTGCAGGAACCCGACGTCGTCGATGCCGTGACCGGGAAGCTTCGTCCACATCGCGGCGCGCCAGCGGTCGGCGATCTCGTCGTCCGATGCTCCCCCGCGCAGCGCCGCCCGCAGGTCGGACTCCTCACGGGCGAAGAGGCAGTTGCGGACCTGCCCGTCGGCCGTCAGCCGGACCCGGTCGCAGTCGCCGCAGAACGGCCGCGTCACCGAGGCGATGATGCCGACCGTCGCGGGACCACCGTCCACGAGGAACTCCTCGGCCGGCGCCGAGCCTCGGTCTCGGTTCGCCGGTGTCAGCGTCATGTACGGGGCCAGCTTCTCGAAGATCTCGTCCGCCGTCACCATCGAGCTGCGGTCCCAGACGTGCTGGGCGTCCAGCGGCATCTGCTCGATGAACCGCAGACGGTAGCCCCGGTCGAGGCACCAGGCGAGCAGCTCAGGGGCCTGGTCGTCGTTGATGCCGCGCAGCAGCACCGCGTTGACCTTCACCGGGGCGATCCCCGCCTCCTGGGCGGCCTCGAGCCCGGCGACGACGTCGGCGTGCCGGTCACGACGGGTGATCTGCTCGAAGGTGTCCGGGCGGATCGTGTCGAGGCTGATGTTGACCCGGTCGAGCCCGGCCTCGGCCAGCGCTCCCGCGGTGTGCTTGAGCCCGAGACCGTTCGAGGTCAGCGACACCGTCGGCGTCGGGGAGAGCGCCTTGGTCGCGGTGACGATGCCCGCCAGCCCGCGCCGGAGCAAGGGCTCTCCGCCCGTGAACCGTACATCGGTCACACCGAGCCGCTCCACCGCGATCGTGACGAGCCGGACGACCTCGTCGTCGGTCAGCGTCTGCTCCGTCGGCATCCAGTCCAAGCCCTCAGCCGGCATGCAGTACTGGCAGCGCAGGTTGCAGCGGTCGGTGAGCGAGACGCGCAGATCAGTGGCCACCCGACCGTGGCGGTCGGCGAGCGTTGCTGCGGTCTGCGCGAGGGTCTCGGCAGTCATGACATCAGTCTAGGCACGCAGACCTCCATCGGTGGCAGTGTGGAGCCGTTAGGTAACGTCGGGACGTGTACCGGTTCCTCCTGACCCGCCGCTGGCTCGCGTTCGCGCTGTTCGTGGTCCTGCTGGCCGGGGTCTGCACGTGGTTGGGGTTCTGGCAGTTCGGCCGCCTCGACGACAAGGTCGCACGCAACGAGGTCACGCGGCAGAACGTGGAGTCGACGCCCGTCGCGCCTTCGAAGGTCGCGACCTCCGACATCGACGAGGCCGAGAGCAACGAGTGGCGCCAGGTCACGGTCACCGGCACGTACGACACCGCGAACAACCTCATCGTCAAGTACCAGACCCGTGACGAGGGCTCCGGAGTCGACATCGTCACTCCCCTCCGTACCGCTGACGGCACGGCCGTCCTCGTCGAGCGCGGCTGGCTCCCGTCTGCGAACCGGACCGGCGCGGACGTCGACGTCCCCACCCCGCCTTCCGGAGAGGTCACGGTGGTCGGCTGGTGGCGTGCCAACGACCACGTCCCCCTGTCCGCCACCCAGCCCGACGAGGCAGGCCAGGTGCGTGCCGTCTCGACGCTCGGGGTCGCACCGGCCCTCGACTATCCCCTGTACGAGGGCGGCTACCTGCTTCTTGAGGAGCAGGACCCGCCCAACGACGAGTTCATCCTTCCCGACGGGCCCGAGTATGGCCAGGGACCGCACTTCTTCTACGGCCTGCAGTGGTGGTTCTTCGGGGCACTCGGTGTCATCGGCTTCGGATGGTTCGCGTGGGCCGAGGCCCACCCGCGCGGTCCCCGCAAGGCGGGCCATGCCCGTCCCGGCCAACGCAGCGTTCCTGCCGCCCGCGCGGCCGCGGAGCGCGCCGCCGCCGCCCGAGCGGGCACGACCGGCTCACAGCGACCGGAGGGCGCCTCCGTCGACCGGGAGCATGACTCCGGTGACGTACGAAGCCGCAGGTGACAGCAGAAACGCTGCTGCCGCCCCGAACTCCTCTGGACGCCCGTACCGCCGCAGCGGGATCGACCGCTCCGAGGCCGCACGCGCAGCCTGAGGGTCGTCCGCCAGCGAGTCGAGGTGGCGGACGCGGTCGGTCTCGATCCGGCCCGGCAGCAGCCCGTTGACCCGTACGCCCCGGGGTCCGAGCTCGTCAGCCAGCTCCTTCGTGAGCATGGCCAGCCCTGGCCGCAGGCCGTTGCTGATCGACAGGCCGCCGATCGGTGTCCGTACCGACGACGAGAGCACGAGGGCGATCGCTCCGCCGTCGCCGAGGGCGGGAGCCAGCTCGCGGACGAGCCTCACCGCGCCCAGGAAGACCGACTCGAACGCGCCGCGCCACTGGTCGTCCGTCACGTCGGCGAGCGTGCCGCCCGGCGGACCACCGACGCTGACCAGCAGGCCGTCGAAGCGGCCGTAGCGCTCCGTCACCGCGCGCAGCACCTCGGCGGGCGTACCGGGATCGGCGTTGTCCGCGACCACGCCGGTCGCCCGCTCCGCCCCCAGCTGGGCGACCGCGACCTCGACGGCGTCGGCATCGCGCCCGGTGACCACCACCGACGCCCCCTGGTCGACGAGGCACTGCGCGCTGGCAAGCCCGAGCCCACGGCTCGCGCCGGTGAGGACGTACGCTCGTCCCTCCAGTCCGAGGCTCATCGGGCTCCCCCTGCGGCCGCGAGAACAGCCCGGAACCGGCCGTGCTGCGCGCGGCGCTCGGCCTTCGCCTGGGCCGCGAGGTCGAGACTGCCTGCCGACTGCAGCAGCGCCTTCGTGGCGCTCACCGCTCCGTGCGGGGCTGCGGTGAGGGCTGCGACGAGGTCAGCGAGCCGGGTGTCGAGCTCAGCGAGGGGTACGGTCTCCAGCGCGATCCCGAGGCGCGTGGCCTCCTCGGCAGGCAC
This genomic window contains:
- a CDS encoding DUF3099 domain-containing protein, with the translated sequence MEDRHADRVSITTAQVARSEELRHRQNRYLVSMLIRTICFLLAVVVDGWARWFFILGALFLPYVAVVFANTARRKPVDQADVLHPEPIGEITTGPVTKPADETDDPDTTTGPR
- a CDS encoding SDR family oxidoreductase, whose amino-acid sequence is MSLGLEGRAYVLTGASRGLGLASAQCLVDQGASVVVTGRDADAVEVAVAQLGAERATGVVADNADPGTPAEVLRAVTERYGRFDGLLVSVGGPPGGTLADVTDDQWRGAFESVFLGAVRLVRELAPALGDGGAIALVLSSSVRTPIGGLSISNGLRPGLAMLTKELADELGPRGVRVNGLLPGRIETDRVRHLDSLADDPQAARAASERSIPLRRYGRPEEFGAAAAFLLSPAASYVTGVMLPVDGGALRSL
- a CDS encoding SURF1 family protein, translated to MYRFLLTRRWLAFALFVVLLAGVCTWLGFWQFGRLDDKVARNEVTRQNVESTPVAPSKVATSDIDEAESNEWRQVTVTGTYDTANNLIVKYQTRDEGSGVDIVTPLRTADGTAVLVERGWLPSANRTGADVDVPTPPSGEVTVVGWWRANDHVPLSATQPDEAGQVRAVSTLGVAPALDYPLYEGGYLLLEEQDPPNDEFILPDGPEYGQGPHFFYGLQWWFFGALGVIGFGWFAWAEAHPRGPRKAGHARPGQRSVPAARAAAERAAAARAGTTGSQRPEGASVDREHDSGDVRSRR
- a CDS encoding dodecin, encoding MTNRTYRITEIVGTSTEGVSDAITNGIERASKTLRHLDWFEVEGIRGHIEGDRVDHYQVTLKIGFRLEDDE
- a CDS encoding acetone carboxylase, translating into MNDETLTCSAKGCENPAKHALLWNNPKIHTPDRRKTWLACDAHEESLRQFLSARGFWKETQPVSSDVG
- the moaA gene encoding GTP 3',8-cyclase MoaA encodes the protein MTAETLAQTAATLADRHGRVATDLRVSLTDRCNLRCQYCMPAEGLDWMPTEQTLTDDEVVRLVTIAVERLGVTDVRFTGGEPLLRRGLAGIVTATKALSPTPTVSLTSNGLGLKHTAGALAEAGLDRVNISLDTIRPDTFEQITRRDRHADVVAGLEAAQEAGIAPVKVNAVLLRGINDDQAPELLAWCLDRGYRLRFIEQMPLDAQHVWDRSSMVTADEIFEKLAPYMTLTPANRDRGSAPAEEFLVDGGPATVGIIASVTRPFCGDCDRVRLTADGQVRNCLFAREESDLRAALRGGASDDEIADRWRAAMWTKLPGHGIDDVGFLQPSRPMSAIGG
- a CDS encoding histidine phosphatase family protein, encoding MKQLVVVRHAKAEGSASTDLARALTRRGHDDARRRGEQLTDFVTGTALALVSPAVRTRETFDEVNASLGLAPAHVAYPPSLYEASAHRVLQEVRAVDGEPSTIVVVGHNPSMGDLVWMLHDGTHNGAWKAYGDRGFPTSAAAVLTYDGDWFDIDPRTMRLEDYLAPSPR